GAGTACAAGGCGCTGCTGGCCAGCGTGGCCGAGGCGCGTGAGGCGCTGAAGCGGGAATTGATGGATGCTCTGGAGCGGGATGCCGATGTAGCGAGGGAGTCAGCATGACCGTAGAGACGTTCTTTGCCAATTTCGGACATCTGGCCGATGCGCCCAATGGGGTGCAGAAGTTGCGGGAGTTGATTCTTCAGCTGGCGGTACAGGGGAAATTGGTGCCGCAGGACCCCAACGATGAGCCTGCTTCGGTTTTGTTGGAGAGAATTGATTGTCATAAAAAAGAATTGCTTGCCAAAAAAGTGATTAGGAAATCAGCCACTCTCTTCCCTAAAGAAGAGGCGCCGGCAGTCTATCCTTTACCACTTCAATGGGAATGGGCTTTGCTCGGGCGGATTTCTACTCTATTGGTTGATGGATCTCACAACCCTCCCCCGAAGAGACCTGACGGCATTCCAATGCTGAGTGGGCAGAATGTTGAAAATAACAGCATCAACTTCCGAGCTTCTCGCTACATTACGGAAGAGGACTATCTAATTGAGCGTGAGCGAAATCCGATTCAAGCTGGCGATGTTTTTTTGACTATTGTTGGCACTATTGGACGTTCAGCGGTTGTCCCTGAACAAATGCCCAAGTGTGCTCTTCAACGCAGTATTGCTCAACTTAGGACCGGAATTTTTCCTTACTATCTCAGCTTTTATTTACAGTCTGTTATTGCTCACGAATACTTCTACTCTCATGCAAAAGGAACGGCTCAGAAAGGGATTTATTTGAACAAGGTAAGCTTGTTGCCTGTCCCTCTCCCCCCCTTCGAAGAACAAAAACGCATCGTCGCCAAGGTCGACCAACTCATGGCTCTGTGCAACGAACTCGAAGCCCGCCAGCAAAAGCAGCAACAGGTGCGGGTGCGCCTCAATAACGCCGCCCTCGACGCACTGCTCACCGCCCGCGAACCCGACGAATTCGCTGACCACTGGCAGCGCATTTGCAACAACTTTGACCTGATCTACGACCACCCCGAAACCATCGCCAAACTCCGCGCCGCCATCCTTCAACTCGCCGTCCAGGGCAAACTCGTCCCCCAAGACCCCAACGATGAGCCTGCTTCGGTTTTGCTGGAGAGGATTAAGGCTGAGAAGGAGAGGTTGGTTAAAGAAGGGAAGATTAAAAAGCAGAAGCCACTCCCAGAGATTGATGAAAGTCTAGCTCCATTCGAGATTCCTGCTGGGTGGGCTTGGGCAAGGTTCCCTGAGGTAGGGGAGTTTGGCCGTGGGAAATCAAAACACCGGCCCCGAAATGATCCTTCCTTATATTCGGGCGGGAAATACCCAATGGTTCAAACTGGTGATGTTGCTAGGGCCAATGGGGAAGTCAGGACCTATACTGCACTTTACAATGATGCTGGGTTAGCACAAAGCAGGCTGTGGCCAAAGGGAACCATGTGTATAACCATTGCCGCAAATATTGCTGATAGCGCGGTTCTCGGTTTTGATGCCTGTTTCCCGGATAGTGTAGTAGGGCTTATCGCATCACAAGAAATTGGTGATGTTCGTTATTTCGAGTATTTTATTCGTACAGCTAAAGAACGTTTGATGGATTTTGCTCCGTCAACTGCTCAGAAGAATATAAATCTCGGAATTCTCGAAACAGTTTACATTCCTTTGCCACCACTAGCGGAAATGAAGCGCATCGTCGCCAAAGTCGATCAACTCATGTCCCTGTGCGACAAACTCGAAGCCAAACTCAACCAAGCCCAGCAGCACAGCGAAAAACTGATGGAAGCCACCGTTCGACAGCTGTTGGAGCCCTCGGCCCCACCAAAACCGCAGACAAATGGAGTGACGCTGGTTTCTGACGCCAGTAGTCCGGGTCAACAAGTTCGCCACGCCTATCAGCTCGCACCGGATATTGCCGAGCCACTGGCAGCTGAGGCCGTAGTTGATTACGGCGGTTCCGTTCCCGAAGCCATCCTCGCCGTCATGCAGTCGGGGCAGGCATACTCCCGCGCCGATATCCTCGCTGCCACCGGTATCCGCGAAGCCGATTGGGTGTGGGCAATCAAGCAACTCAAGGAGCAGGGGCGGGTGGTGCAGAAGGGAGAGAGGCGCGGGGCGCGCTATGTAAAGGCCGATTAGGATTGTGATAGAGGAGGGCAATTGAAATATCGCATCTACATTGACGAGGTTGGCAACCCGGACCTCGAAAGCTCTGACAACCCGAACCATCGTTTCCTGAGCTTGACCGGTGTCATCATTGAACTTGGGCATGTGCAGGATGTCGTGGCCCCGCAACTGGAGGCCTTGAAAAGAGAGTATTTCCGTTCACACCCGGACGAGCCGGTTATCCTCCACCGGAAGGAACTCGTGAACATGAAGAATCCCTTCCATGTTCTCAAAGATCCGGAAGTGAGAGGACGCTTCGATAAACAGCTCCTTCGGCTGCTAACCGATTGGCAATACAGCGTCATTTCGGTCTGCATTGACAAAAAAAATCACAAGGACACCTACCAGGTCTGGCGATACGAGCCTTATCACTATTGCCTGGCCGTTTTGCTGGAGAGATATTTCTTCTTTCTGAACGAGAAGGGATGCCAAGGCGACGTTATGGCGGAATCTCGAGGTGGCAAAGAAGACATGCGCCTCAAGAAATCATTTGCCGCTCTTTGGGATGAGGGTACGGAATACATCCCTGCCGAGAAATTTCATGGCGTCTTGACCAGCAAGCAACTCAAGGTCAAACCGAAGACCAACAACGTCGCTGGACTGCAACTGGCCGACTTGCTGGCGCATCCAAGCCGCAACGAGATACTCAAGGAAAAGGATCTTTTGGAGAGTGGGTTGAGACCGTTTGGTCAGGAAATTGTGAAAATTCTTCGGGAAAAGTACTATCAGCGGGATGGGAGGGTTTTCGGGAAGAAATTTATCTGAGCATTAAAAAAGGCCCTTGCGGGCCTCGATGGCTTGTGCCATCCACCTCCAGAATTCTGGATTACGCAAATTTAAACATTTCAGGAGTTATCTGTCAAATAGTTGATGCAGCTTTTTGAAGGCATTTTTATAGGGGGATCCTGTGCAAACTCAAAAATATTCCGTCAACCAGCACCTCATCGAAACCATCCTCGCCTAGGTCAATTCCGGCGAGATTGCCATTCCGGGAATCCAGCGTCCCTTTGTGTGGGACGCCACCAAAGTCCGTGACCTGATGGACTCCCTCTATAAAGGGTATCCGATTGGCTACCTGATCGCCTGGCGCAATCCCAATGTCAAGTTGAAGGATGGCACGACATCCGAAGGGTAAGAAGGTTCTGATCGACGGTCAACGACGCGTGATGGCAGAATCAGTTAAATAAACGGACGAAGAGGGGGGCGCATGTTTTCACCGAAATTGCCGCATCTGGAGGATGATGGCCTGATTACACCTGAAGTCGGGTTTTGGGGTGAGACCAAGTATCGCCTGGTACAGAACTATGCCAGCATGTTTACTTCCGCGATGAAAGGCAAATGGGACCATCTGGTGTATGTGGACCTGTTTGCTGGATCTGGTCGGGCGCTACTTGACGAAAGCAGGGCAATTGTTCCGGCGTCGCCGTTGCTTGCCATGGAGATAGATCACCCCTTTAGCCGATATATCTTCTGCGAACAGAACGAGGAAAAACTTCATGCTTTGCGGTTGCGGGTTGAAAGAGATTACCCACAGAATGATGTCTGTTACCTTCTCGGCGACGCCAACCAGCTGGTTGAAGACATCCTTGCTGAAATGCCCGCTTATGGCGGAGGGTCAAAAGTCCTCGGATTCTGTTTTGCCGATCCTTACAACCTGGAGAGCTTGAAGTTCGATACCCTCAGGAAGCTCGCGCAACGGTTTTTTGATTTTCTGGTTCTGATCCCGACCGGCATGGATGCGCAACGCAATATCGATCGTTATGCAGCGAGTCCACGATCAAAACTTGATGATTTTCTCGGGACAATGGAATGGCGTAAGGCTTGGGAAGAGGCTCGGCGTAAAGGACAAAAGGCGGAAATTTTCCTGACGGAGTTTTTTGGGACACAGATGGGATCAATGACTTATCTTGTCCCACCTGTCGACGAAACTGTTAAAATACGAAACAGAAAGACGACGATTTATCGCCTGGGCTTCTATAGTCGCCATCCTCTTGCCAGGAAGTTTTTCAAAGAAGCCCGGAAATACAGCGAAGATCAGCTGGGATTCGGTTTCTGACATGAGTACAAAATCAAAAATCGAATGGACCGAACAGACCTGGAATCCGGCCGTTGGCTGCACCAAGGTTTCACCCGGTTGTGCGAACTGCTATGCTGAGGTCATGGCCCGTCGTCTGGAAGCGATCGGGGTGAAAGGTTATGAGAACGGGTTTGAGTTGACCCTGCTTCCGGAACGGCTGGATGAACCACTCAGGCGGAAGAAGCCGACAGTCTATTTCGTCAACTCGATGAGTGACCTTTTTCACGAAGAGATCCCCTTTGACTACATCCGCAAGGTGTTCGCAACGATAGAGAAAACCCCACAACACACGTACCAGATCCTGACCAAGCGTGCCGAACGCATGATCGGGTTTTTCTCCACCTACAAGCCACCGAAAAACGCCTGGCTGGGCGTCACGGTCGAAGACCGGAAACATGGTTTGCCCCGCATTGACTGCTTGCGCAAAGTTCCTGCCTTCATTCGCTTTCTCTCGGCGGAACCCTTGCTGGAAGACCTGGGTGAAATCGACCTGACAGACATTCACTGGGTCATCGTCGGGGGGGAGTCAGGATATCGGGCGCGGCCCATGAAGCCGGCATGGGCCAGCAACATCCAACGACAGTGTGCCCGGCAAGGGGCCTCTTTTTTCTTCAAACAGTGGGGAGGCTGGGGACCGGATGGCGTGAAGCGCCGGAAAAAAGAAAACGGCCGTGTTCTTGAAGGGCGCACGTGGGATGAAGTTCCCGACTTGGGTATTTTGAGTGAATGACGTACATCTATTACCTGTGACTAGACCATTTATTTTTATAATTTGTTGTTTGATTCACTTTCAAATTTCTAAAGTAGAGCTCCCGTTCGATTTTTCCAGCATAAATTTCAACAGATAGCAAGTTCATGGCTCGACATCGAAAATCATCAACTGCCGAAGATGTAGTCGATATTGTCAGTCTCTTCCCTTGGTGGGTAGGTTGCGCATGCTTGTGACAAATTTGTGAAATGTCTCGCCAACTCGTGGTATCAGCCTGCCGTACTTTGTAACAGTTCACAATAAATTGTGCTGAAACTAAAAGATGTTTAAGTTTTCGATATCACTTGCTTTTATTTGTTGTTGGGTGTGGTTGTCTGTCGTAGTTTGAGGTGCTGTGGAAATGTACTGGTGTGATTTAAAATCCCCTGGACCTGGTCCGTGCGGGTTCGAGTCCCGCCCCGGGCACCAGTTTGTCTCATTTGCTTCCGGTGGTCTGAAATCCCTGCACCGGCGTTCTTCCTTCCTTGCGATAGGCCGTCCCCTGGAACAGGGCGACCAGCTCTTCCCCCGCCGTGATCCGTACCTGGTAGGTGGCCAGCCGCCGGTTGGCGGAGACCTCCCTCGCTTCGGCCTCGAGGACTCCCTCGGAGACTGCCTTCATGAAAGTCAGATGGGTGTCGATGGCCAGTGCCAGGGTGCCGCCGGCGTTGACGGCGACGGCGAAGGCGAAATCGGCCAGGGTGAAGATGGCTCCGCCGTGAACCGTGCCGGCGGCGTTGAAATGCCAGGGCTGCAGAGGCATCTTCGCCCGGGCGAAACCGGCGGCGGCTTCGAGCAGCTCGATGCCGCAGTGTCCGGCGAAGCGGTCGTTTTGCGCAAGGAAGGCCTCGATCTCTTTCATGCTTTTTCCTGTCATACGGGTTGTCGCGCCGGTGGCTGGCAGGCTGTTTTTCGCTTTGTCTCACCTGCCTTTAAGACGTTTTTCAACTCCCTGCCGGGTCGGTCGTGCCTCTTTTTCGCTATCTTTGTTGATACCGCCCCTGCGGCGGCATGTAAACCACAAATTGTTGTTGCAGCGCGGCGCATGAGACAGTCATTTTCCCTGTCACCGTTTACAATCGGGGTTGGATGGCGTAAAAGGGAGGATAGACTCATGAGACAGTGTCCGCACGGAGAGCCGATGAAACAGACCGACCTGAGTGCCATCTACCAGGCGACCCTGCAGAAATGGGGGGAAGAAGCACAGTTCGACCAGGCGATCGAGGAATGCGCCGAACTGATCGCCGGCCTGAAACACTACAAACGCCGCAAGGTAGATGCCGAAGCGGTCATCCAGGAGCTGGCCGACGTGACCCTGATGGTGGGACAGCTGACCTGGATGTTCGGCGAAGAGAAGGTGCAGCAGGCGGTCGCCGCCAAGCTCGACAAGCTGCGGCGGCTTCTGGCCGACGATGCGGCCCTGTAGATTCCACACGAGGAGAAAGAAACATGGCAATGCTCGACCGATTCAAGCTCGACCCGCACCAGGCCGTACTGCTGGTGGTCGATGTCCAGGAAAAACTGGCGCCGACGTTTCCCGAAAAAGACTACCGGAGCATGCTGGCGACCATCGACATGCTGCTTCAGGGCGCGGCCGAACTGAAGATGCCGGTGGTGACCACCGAGCAGTATCCACAGGGGCTTGGCCCGACCGTCGCCGAGCTCGAACGGGCCTGCGCCGGCGGGGTCATCGAAAAGACGAGCTTCGGCTGCTGCGGCGAGCCGGCCTTTGGCCGGAAGCTGCGGGAACTGGGTCGCTCCCAGGTGATTGTCACCGGGGTCGAGGCCCACATCTGCGTCTACCAGACGGTGCTCGGCCTGCTCGAATCGGGCTATCACGTGCACCTGGTGCGGGATGGCATCTGTTCGCGGATTCCCGCCGACAGGCGGACGGCCCTGGGCCTGGCACGGGCCGCCGGCGCCACGGTGACCTGCGCCGAGACGGTTCTCTTTCAGCTGGTCGCAGATGCCCGGGCCGACGCTTTCAAGGCGGTCAGCAAGCTGATCCGGCAACGCTGGGACCTGCTGCGCGGGCTGTGATCGTGGCGCATGATGCTGTCGGCAGATTGCTGAAGCTTCTCGAGAAGCAGAAGGGACGGGAGGTCGCCGCCGGCGACTGGCTGCGGATCGACCAGCAGCGCATTGACCGGTTTGCCGAGGTGACCGGCGACATCCAGTGGATTCATGTCGATCCCGAGCGGGCCACGACTGAATCGCCCTATGGCACGACGATCGCCCACGGCTTTCTGACCCTGTCGCTGATCCCCTTGCTGACCCGCAGCAACCATCCGGACTTTTTCCAGCGCAACTATCCCGGCATGCGCTACCGGGTGAACTGCGGACTCGACAGGGTGCGCTTTCTGACGCCGGTGCGCTGCGGCGACCGGATTCGTGCCCGCATGTTGCTGCATAGCGCCGAACAGGTCGCGGACGCGGTGAAGATCGTCTACCAGGTGACCGTCGAGGTTGAGGGCAGCGACCGGCCGGCCTGCGTCTGCGAACAGATCTTCAGGGTTTATCCATGAACGTTGAAAACGATCGACAGTGTTTCGTCTGCGGCCCGGAGAACGCGACCGGGCTTCAGGTTGCCCCCGTGACCGATCCCGAGCGGAACGAGGCGACCATCACCCTCGCCATCCCGCAGCGTTTTCAGGGCTGGAGCGGCATTGTCCACGGCGGAATTCTCTCCACCCTGTTCGACGAGGCGGCCATCTACGCCTGCCTGCATGTCGCTCCGCGGCTGGTGACCGCCGAGATCGGCATGCGGTACCTGAAACCGGTGCCGGTGGAAACGCCGGTCGTGGTCAGGGCCCGCCTGACCGAGCGCCGGAAAAGGCGGTTGCAGGTCGAAGGGGAGGTGCTGGTCGACGGTGTCGTTCATGCTCGAGGGCAGGCGGTGGTGATGGTGCTGCCGGGGTGAGGGCGATGGCGACGGTGGTCTTCTGTCACGGCAAGGAGAGCGGGCCGAACGGAACCAAGATCCGGTATCTTGCGCCGCTGGCCGAAAAGCGGGGCTGGAAGGTGCTGGCGCCCGATTTCAGCGATCTGCCCGATCCCGAGGCGCGGGTCGACAGGCTGCTTGCCGCCTGCGGAGAGCTGGCGCGGCCGCTTGTGCTGGTCGGCTCGAGCATGGGCGGCTACGTCGCCATTCGGGCTTCCGGCGCGCTGCGGCCGGAGGGCCTGCTGCTGCTGGCGCCGGCGGTAGGTCTGCCCGGCTACCCGCAGCGGGCGCCACGCCCCCGGGCGGAACAGATCGCGGTGATCCACGGCTGGGGGGACGACGTCATCCCGGCGGATATCGCCATCGACTGGGCGCGGAGCCATCGTCTCGAGCTGCATCTGGTCGATGACGTGCATGTCCTGACCGGCCGACTCGAATTTCTCGGCGACCGGTTCGAGGTTCTGCTGACAGCGGTCGAGAACAGGCGCCGCGAGGTTGAGTGTCCCTGAAGGGTGTTGAAAAGACGTACTTGCGGACACGAAACAGGGAGGTTGCATGGCTGAGAGCAGGAAGCGCCCTCTCATTCTGGTTGTTGACGACATCGAATTCTTCCGCGATGTCATGTGCGCCTACTTAAGGCGCACTCCGGCCGATCTGGTGACGGCGGCCAACGCCATCGAATGTTTCGACATCGCCGTCCGGAAACGGCCGGACCTGATCTACCTCGACGCCGCCATGCCTGGCATGTCGGGGCTGGAGTGCTGCCGCAGGCTCAAGGCCGACGCCCGCACCTGCAACATTCCGGTGGTCGTCATCTTCACGCCGGAACGGGATGCGACGCTCGAGGACGTCCAGGACTGCGGTTGTGACGGCTATCTGACCAAGCCCTTCGGCAAGGAGGAATTTCTCAACCTCGGCCATCGTTTCATCTTTCATATCGAACGCCGCGAGCGCCGCGTCTCCTGCCAGATGACGGTCGATTTTTCGATTACCGGCCGGCAGTACCGCGGGCGAGGTTTCGACATCAGCCGGCACGGGATGTACGTCGAGTCGCGGGACGAGCTGCCGCCCGACCGCCAGATCGAGCTGCGGTTCATGCTGCCGCTGGTCTGTTCGGAAGAGCTAAGCGTGAGCGGGAGAGTGGCCTGGGTCAACCAGGGATTTCCGCGCAAGAAACTGAAGCTGCCGCAGGGGTTTGGTGTTGAGTTTCTTTCCATCCCGGCCAAAACCGCGGCGGCCATAGAGAAATACCTGGAAAAGTACTGACCGGATTCAGACCTGAAACGGGAGGGAGCCGATGCTTGACATTCTCCGCCGCCGGCGCAGCATCCGGCGGTTTGCCGAAAAAGAGATCGAAGCGGAAAAGATCGCGGCGCTCAAGGAGGCGATTTTGCGGGCGCCGACCTCGCGCGGACTCAACTCCTGGGAGTTTATTTTTGTCGACGACCGGGAGCTGCTGCATCGCCTGGCGCAGGCCAGGAGGCACGGTTCCGCCTTTCTCGCCGGGGCGAAGCTGGCCGTGGTGGTGGCGGCCGATCCGGAAAGGTGCGATGTCTGGATCGAGGACTGCGCCATCGCCGCCATCGTTCTGCAACTGGCGGCGGTTTCTCTCGGGCTGGACAGCTGCTGGGCGCAGATTCGCCTGCGCGAACATGACGAGCGGACCGGGGCGGGGGACTATGTGCGCCGGCTGCTTGGGCTGCCGGAGCGGTTTCAGGTGGCGTGTGTCATCGGAATCGGCTATGCCGCCGAGCAGAAAGAAAGCCATGCCCGGGACAGTCTGCCGTGGGATCGGATCCACGACAACCGCTACCGGGGGGAATGAGAACCGGCAGGGAGGAGAAAATGAAGCGCATCGGATTTCTCGGTCTGGGAATCATGGGGCGGGCCATGGCGGCCAATCTGGTCCGGGCCGGGTTTCAGGTGACGGTCTGGAACCGCACCTCGGCGGCCTGTGCGCCTCTGGTTGAACTGGGGGCCCGACAGGCAGGGAGCATCCAGGAGGCGGTTCGGGCCAGCGAAGTGACCCTTGCCATGCTGGCCGACCCCGAGGCGAGCCACGA
This window of the Geothermobacter ehrlichii genome carries:
- a CDS encoding PaaI family thioesterase translates to MKEIEAFLAQNDRFAGHCGIELLEAAAGFARAKMPLQPWHFNAAGTVHGGAIFTLADFAFAVAVNAGGTLALAIDTHLTFMKAVSEGVLEAEAREVSANRRLATYQVRITAGEELVALFQGTAYRKEGRTPVQGFQTTGSK
- a CDS encoding alpha/beta hydrolase — protein: MATVVFCHGKESGPNGTKIRYLAPLAEKRGWKVLAPDFSDLPDPEARVDRLLAACGELARPLVLVGSSMGGYVAIRASGALRPEGLLLLAPAVGLPGYPQRAPRPRAEQIAVIHGWGDDVIPADIAIDWARSHRLELHLVDDVHVLTGRLEFLGDRFEVLLTAVENRRREVECP
- a CDS encoding MaoC/PaaZ C-terminal domain-containing protein: MVAHDAVGRLLKLLEKQKGREVAAGDWLRIDQQRIDRFAEVTGDIQWIHVDPERATTESPYGTTIAHGFLTLSLIPLLTRSNHPDFFQRNYPGMRYRVNCGLDRVRFLTPVRCGDRIRARMLLHSAEQVADAVKIVYQVTVEVEGSDRPACVCEQIFRVYP
- a CDS encoding nucleoside triphosphate pyrophosphohydrolase family protein, with amino-acid sequence MKQTDLSAIYQATLQKWGEEAQFDQAIEECAELIAGLKHYKRRKVDAEAVIQELADVTLMVGQLTWMFGEEKVQQAVAAKLDKLRRLLADDAAL
- a CDS encoding restriction endonuclease subunit S, giving the protein MTVETFFANFGHLADAPNGVQKLRELILQLAVQGKLVPQDPNDEPASVLLERIDCHKKELLAKKVIRKSATLFPKEEAPAVYPLPLQWEWALLGRISTLLVDGSHNPPPKRPDGIPMLSGQNVENNSINFRASRYITEEDYLIERERNPIQAGDVFLTIVGTIGRSAVVPEQMPKCALQRSIAQLRTGIFPYYLSFYLQSVIAHEYFYSHAKGTAQKGIYLNKVSLLPVPLPPFEEQKRIVAKVDQLMALCNELEARQQKQQQVRVRLNNAALDALLTAREPDEFADHWQRICNNFDLIYDHPETIAKLRAAILQLAVQGKLVPQDPNDEPASVLLERIKAEKERLVKEGKIKKQKPLPEIDESLAPFEIPAGWAWARFPEVGEFGRGKSKHRPRNDPSLYSGGKYPMVQTGDVARANGEVRTYTALYNDAGLAQSRLWPKGTMCITIAANIADSAVLGFDACFPDSVVGLIASQEIGDVRYFEYFIRTAKERLMDFAPSTAQKNINLGILETVYIPLPPLAEMKRIVAKVDQLMSLCDKLEAKLNQAQQHSEKLMEATVRQLLEPSAPPKPQTNGVTLVSDASSPGQQVRHAYQLAPDIAEPLAAEAVVDYGGSVPEAILAVMQSGQAYSRADILAATGIREADWVWAIKQLKEQGRVVQKGERRGARYVKAD
- a CDS encoding nitroreductase family protein, with the translated sequence MLDILRRRRSIRRFAEKEIEAEKIAALKEAILRAPTSRGLNSWEFIFVDDRELLHRLAQARRHGSAFLAGAKLAVVVAADPERCDVWIEDCAIAAIVLQLAAVSLGLDSCWAQIRLREHDERTGAGDYVRRLLGLPERFQVACVIGIGYAAEQKESHARDSLPWDRIHDNRYRGE
- the tcmP gene encoding three-Cys-motif partner protein TcmP; protein product: MFSPKLPHLEDDGLITPEVGFWGETKYRLVQNYASMFTSAMKGKWDHLVYVDLFAGSGRALLDESRAIVPASPLLAMEIDHPFSRYIFCEQNEEKLHALRLRVERDYPQNDVCYLLGDANQLVEDILAEMPAYGGGSKVLGFCFADPYNLESLKFDTLRKLAQRFFDFLVLIPTGMDAQRNIDRYAASPRSKLDDFLGTMEWRKAWEEARRKGQKAEIFLTEFFGTQMGSMTYLVPPVDETVKIRNRKTTIYRLGFYSRHPLARKFFKEARKYSEDQLGFGF
- a CDS encoding isochorismatase family protein yields the protein MAMLDRFKLDPHQAVLLVVDVQEKLAPTFPEKDYRSMLATIDMLLQGAAELKMPVVTTEQYPQGLGPTVAELERACAGGVIEKTSFGCCGEPAFGRKLRELGRSQVIVTGVEAHICVYQTVLGLLESGYHVHLVRDGICSRIPADRRTALGLARAAGATVTCAETVLFQLVADARADAFKAVSKLIRQRWDLLRGL
- a CDS encoding PaaI family thioesterase, with the protein product MNVENDRQCFVCGPENATGLQVAPVTDPERNEATITLAIPQRFQGWSGIVHGGILSTLFDEAAIYACLHVAPRLVTAEIGMRYLKPVPVETPVVVRARLTERRKRRLQVEGEVLVDGVVHARGQAVVMVLPG
- a CDS encoding DUF3800 domain-containing protein; amino-acid sequence: MKYRIYIDEVGNPDLESSDNPNHRFLSLTGVIIELGHVQDVVAPQLEALKREYFRSHPDEPVILHRKELVNMKNPFHVLKDPEVRGRFDKQLLRLLTDWQYSVISVCIDKKNHKDTYQVWRYEPYHYCLAVLLERYFFFLNEKGCQGDVMAESRGGKEDMRLKKSFAALWDEGTEYIPAEKFHGVLTSKQLKVKPKTNNVAGLQLADLLAHPSRNEILKEKDLLESGLRPFGQEIVKILREKYYQRDGRVFGKKFI
- a CDS encoding response regulator, which produces MAESRKRPLILVVDDIEFFRDVMCAYLRRTPADLVTAANAIECFDIAVRKRPDLIYLDAAMPGMSGLECCRRLKADARTCNIPVVVIFTPERDATLEDVQDCGCDGYLTKPFGKEEFLNLGHRFIFHIERRERRVSCQMTVDFSITGRQYRGRGFDISRHGMYVESRDELPPDRQIELRFMLPLVCSEELSVSGRVAWVNQGFPRKKLKLPQGFGVEFLSIPAKTAAAIEKYLEKY
- a CDS encoding DUF5131 family protein, producing the protein MSTKSKIEWTEQTWNPAVGCTKVSPGCANCYAEVMARRLEAIGVKGYENGFELTLLPERLDEPLRRKKPTVYFVNSMSDLFHEEIPFDYIRKVFATIEKTPQHTYQILTKRAERMIGFFSTYKPPKNAWLGVTVEDRKHGLPRIDCLRKVPAFIRFLSAEPLLEDLGEIDLTDIHWVIVGGESGYRARPMKPAWASNIQRQCARQGASFFFKQWGGWGPDGVKRRKKENGRVLEGRTWDEVPDLGILSE